The Panthera uncia isolate 11264 chromosome C1 unlocalized genomic scaffold, Puncia_PCG_1.0 HiC_scaffold_3, whole genome shotgun sequence genome includes a region encoding these proteins:
- the LOC125911200 gene encoding C-X-C chemokine receptor type 2-like codes for MIVLMENIGNETDWWELMDEFANFTGTPPTEEYSPCRIEIETLNKYAVLVIYALVFMLSLLGNSLVILVVLYSQVSRSVTDVYLLNLAIADLLFALTLPIWAASKAKGWIFGTALCKVVSFLKEVNFYGGILLLACISVDRYLAIVHATRTLTRKRHWVKFICLGIWALSLLLALPIFIFREAIEPPYSSPVCYEDMGANTAKWRMVLRVLPQIFGFLLPLMVMLFCYGLTLRTLFEAHMGQKHRAMKVIFAVVLIFLLCWLPYNLVLVADTLMRLRAIKETCERRNDIGRALDATEILGFFHSCLNPIIYAFIGQKFRHGLIKIMAIRGLISKEHLSKDSRPSFVGSSSGNTSTTF; via the coding sequence ATGATTGTCTTAATGGAAAATATTGGGAATGAGACTGATTGGTGGGAGTTGATGGACGAGTTTGCAAATTTCACTGGCACACCACCGACAGAAGAATATAGTCCCTGTAGGATAGAGATtgaaacactcaacaaatatgCCGTACTGGTCATCTATGCCCTGGTCTTCATGCTGAGCCTGCTGGGAAACTCCCTGGTGATACTGGTTGTCTTATACAGTCAGGTCAGCCGATCTGTCACTGATGTCTATCTGCTGAACCTGGCCATAGCTGACTTGCTCTTTGCCCTAACCTTACCTATCTGGGCTGCCTCCAAGGCAAAGGGCTGGATCTTTGGCACAGCCCTGTGCAAGGTGGTCTCTTTTCTGAAGGAAGTCAATTTCTACGGTGGTATTTTACTACTGGCCTGCATCAGTGTGGACCGCTACCTGGCCATTGTCCATGCCACACGCACGCTGACTCGGAAGCGGCACTGGGTCAAGTTCATATGCTTAGGCATCTGGGCCCTGTCCTTGCTCTTGGCCCTGCCCATCTTCATATTCCGTGAGGCCATCGAGCCCCCCTATTCCAGCCCAGTCTGCTATGAGGACATGGGTGCCAATACTGCAAAGTGGCGGATGGTGTTGCGGGTCCTGCCCCAGATTTTTGGCTTCCTCCTGCCCTTGATGGTCATGCTGTTTTGCTATGGACTCACCCTGCGCACGCTGTTTGAGGCCCACATGGGGCAGAAACACCGGGCCATGAAGGTCATCTTTGCTGTCGTGCTCATCTTCCTGCTCTGCTGGCTGCCCTACAACCTGGTCCTGGTCGCAGACACCCTCATGAGGCTCCGGGCGATCAAAGAGACCTGTGAGCGCCGCAATGACATTGGCCGGGCCCTGGATGCCACCGAGATTCTGGGCTTCTTCCACAGCTGCCTCAATCCCATCATCTACGCCTTCATTGGCCAGAAGTTTCGCCATGGACTCATCAAGATCATGGCCATCCGTGGCCTCATCAGCAAAGAGCACTTGTCCAAGGACAGCAGGCCTTCCTTTGTTGGCTCTTCTTCAGGGAACACTTCTACTACCTTCTAG